Genomic window (Chelmon rostratus isolate fCheRos1 chromosome 15, fCheRos1.pri, whole genome shotgun sequence):
ATCGAGATCGAGCGGTCTAGCGTTCTTTGCGCACACCGCTGAACACCTGAAGCGTAAAAACACAGGCAAGGCCACTCTGCAGGACACACCTGATAGGCCTACACCTCCCTCATTTCCCGCACGAAGTCTGGAGCAGTCCATGGAGCAAAGCAGAAACTATGAGAGGAGCAACTGAAACCTACGACACAGCGTTGCGCGTAATGAAGGGCAGTCTGAAATAATTCGCCTGCGGTGGAATACACgcggagagagagaatgggCATGGCGAGTGAGGATCTGCTCGTCACACTCCAGATACTACCTGGTTTCTTTTCAAACTGCCTCTTCCTCGCCTTGTACGACTCCGTGGTTCTCGTGAAGCGCGCTGTGTCGCTGCTCAGCTGCTCCGGCTCCGCCGGCTCCGGAGAGTGGCGCCGCATGCTGACCTCCGCGGGGCTGCGCTCGATCTGGAACAGCTTCCTCCTTGACGCCTATAAACAGGTAAACTCGCCGCCGCCATTTAATGGGATCACATTGATTTGAATTAATCCAAACCTTGTTATCAGTCCACtaaacaaagcaaactgcaAACTTTTCACATCGTCCCCAAATGTGTAACCTACCGCGCCACATCTCTGGCAAAGTACCATATGTCGTCTAGTTTTTTATTCACATAGCAAAACAATGTTTtcgtgtttgttgttgttgttgttgtcgggGGTAGCCcctgcctctgctctctctaATCACAGATACTTTGTTTCAGTGCAGCCGAATTCACGACATAGTTGTTACAAAGTCAGAAACATAActcctgagctgcaggtgaagtCCTAAATTTATGATCAGACAAAATGAACAGGAAATAGGTGAACGGCAGCAGATGTACTGCACATGCTCATCATTTGTCAATCATCTGTCTCGCCCTCCGCATAGTTTACATATATCATTAGATTGAATTGCTCGGTGAACCAGTCCGTTCCCTCGTTTATTACTCAGTTTGTAGAGATttccacatcttttttttctaccatATGGCCCCTCAGGTGCTTCATGAAGGAAGGATGTCTGACCGATGAATGATGAGTCGCACTTGTAGTTAATTGTCACTCCGAGCTTGTTGCACTTGGCAACTACAGTGTGATCTTTCCTCTCAGCAGTGCTATGATAAAGTATATTATGTTTTATCCTGCTGGCAATTATGAAATTAATTCAACATTAAAGATTTTTTGGAATTGCTTTTGAACAAAATGCAAGTTCTCTAACAGATCTATTGATATTTATGTGTCAAATGTTTGTTAATTTTCATCAATCTCAGTAAATTAATAAACTTACACTTGTAAAGGTgacacaagaacaacaaccaTCTCGTGGGGGTTATTGAACTCTTGATTATCATTAAAGCCCCTTCACACCCATTCAGGTGTTTTTACTTATTTCTCAATTTGGGCATAAACAGTCTGTGCTTGATTGAcacctgtctcacctctccCACGTAGGAGAGACTACTTAAAAACCTTTATGATTGTAATTAGTTGGTGTAGTTTTGCTAATGGTGCATTCACACGATGTCAGCACAATGGGgagaacagaataaaaacacctGTTACTGAGTGTTCATCTGTCCAAGGTAGATATCCCCACCACTAACGTCGTAGCTGCACTCAGGTGAGCGATGTAGCCGTGTTAGAAATTCCTGATGTGTCTAACTCAGTccgtttttttgttgttgcctcactctgctgcttcagtacAGTTTGAATAATATGACTCGGTGTTAACTGAGCAGAAGTTTAGATAGCTaggataagtgaaaacacctaACTTAATTTATTATACTATTGTAAATGACTATACAGTGCAGTAGATCTGCATGAGAAGAAAATATTGAACAAAAATAGAATATTTATTATATGATTTATTTCACTGgattgtattttatatttattgcatttaaataTGCTCATGTTATTGTCATATATCTGTGCTAACTTACCACTTTTGTGTTCTTGTAATTGTACAAGTATAGTTGAGTATTCAATTGTGAAAATTGTAAGTATTGTAACTAGTTTTGcaagaaataaaatatgaaaatagtCTTTCAACAGATTAAGGCAAAGCCCACTTTGCATCTCCTTGCATTGTGTGAGCAAACATAAatccctgtttttttcctcctcaggtgAAACTTGGCTGCGAGGCACCCAACTCGAAGCTGGTGAAGGTGCCTGATGGTCCTAGGTGGAGCAGTAATATTAGTAACATGACTAATGTGCCACCTGGTGCCAGGATCCGAAATGGAGAGGAGTGCCGCCTTCTGGATTTTGAGTCATCAGatcgccctctggtggtcaaCTTCGGCTCAGCCACCTGACCCCCCTTCATTAGCCACCTGCCAGCTTTCCGGCAGCTGGTGGAGGAATTCAGTGATGTAGCTGATTTCCTGTTGGTGTACATTGATGAGGCTCACCCATCTGATGGCTGGGTAGCCCCTCCTATGGGCTCTTGCTCTTTCAATGTCCGGAAACATCAGAACCTGGAGGAGAGGCTAGGGGCAGCGCGCAAACTCATTGAGCACTTTTCCCTGCCACCGCAGTGCCAGCTGGTAGCTGACTGCATGGACAACAATGCTAATGTAGCGTACGGTGTGTCCAATGAACGTGTGTTTATAGTACAACAGAGAAAGATTGCCTACCTGGGTGGCAAGGGGccttttttttacaatttgaagGATGTGCGGCAGTGGCTGGAACAGAGCTATGGTAAACGGTAGGAGTAATGAAGGACAAGTACAGAGGCGGACATGACCCATATTTCAGGAGGGAAATAAGGGATTGTGCGTGTACAAACATAAACGTGCAGTCAAAAGGATTGTGATATGGCGATATCTGACAAAGATCTGTTATGAATTAAGTTACAAGATTGTGGAGCGACTTCTTTTAGCCTACTTTTGAAATCAGGTCAGTTTTTTTGCACAGTGGTCCATTCAAACAGAGACATGTGTGAAGACCTACACTGATAATCCACACTAACCAGGCAGCAAGTTATTTGGAGGCAAACATAAAGTTGACAATGTCTGCACTTTGTTTGTATTCATGTCCACTTTTGATGCTAAAAATCATGTTTATGTGATTTCCATTgaaatttcaaaatgaaatgactcAAATAGGTGACAAATCAAAAGTTCCCgttatttaaatatgttttatgaagTATGTACTATGCACTATGTCAACAATTGAATTTTATGTATGATCTTCATTTCCCCTCCTTTCTCACTGGATGAATGTTCATTCGTACAGCATGTACCAACCATTGTTCTCCATCTGACAGCTGGCTGTagtttttttctccccctttccaTATAGTCCCCCTAAAAAGCATTTACCTCCTTCAAGGTTTTTCTGTTTACAGAATTGAATCAAAGTAGAtttaatgttgcttttctgACTGATCAACAGAAATACACCAAGAAAAccacagaacagagcagaaaaatgtctttaacgtgaaagtgaaaacagatctTTCTAATGTGATCTGTGCAGTATTCACCCTCTCCAAGTCGGTGTTGAAGTAAGTGTAACTTTGGGAGTTGTTACaactgtgagtctgtgtggataAGCTTTGGCAGGTTATGCTTCAGTTAGGCTTTGCACATCTGGAcagtgcgttttttttttcccccactttcTCTTCACAAAGCTGCTCAGGCTCTGTCAGGCTGCATGCAGATCTCGAGTGAACAGCCTTTTTCAGTCCAGCCACAAATGTCTCTGACTCAGCCACTCCAGCactttaatgttgttgtttttaagctATTCGTGTGTAGCTTTGGCTAAATACTTGGGCTTATGTCCTTGTGCTGGGAAACAAATGTTCTCCCATGTGGCAGGTTTCTTGCAGACTGCATAAGGTTTTCCTCCAggatttctctcttttgctgcttgtgtttcacCCTTTACCTTCgcaagctgctgcagagaagtgAACCCACCACCACCAAGATTCAAGGTGGTTTACACCAGGCATGGTGCCACACACTGCCCCGCCATAAAAATACCATGCTTATTCTGATGGACAAAAATCTCAGTTggtctcatcagaccagagaACCTATGTTGTAAATAAAAGAGTCTCCCCATAACCTTCTGACAAAATGCAGCCCAGATGTCACTGGAGGTTTTTTAGGAGTGACTCTTTGTCAGACGTACAATTTTCAACATTTACATCCCTCTATAGCCTCCTTGCACATTTCTGAGGACATTCCTCACTAGGAAGATTTACAGCTGTGGCATGAGGCTGAGCTATCCCAAAATAGACCCGCAAACAACCAAATTTTGGCTTTGGTGGTGTGTCAAAAAACTaaaagtcatttcatttctaatggtgcaatgaatgaaagaggaaagacaTAAACTCCAATCTGAATCTGATGTTGTGTAACCTTTCATCTTAAATATGTATGTGACATGCCCTGGTTGGTGCGGCTGACtcttataataataacaacatggTTGGTGTGGGGATGTGCAGCTTTGTACACCTGTGCTTGGTTATTTTGCTTGGATTTGGTGTTGAATCTCAACAACTAGTGCATTGTTGGCCGCTGGACGCCTCCCGACAGCAGCTGTCCATAGTtctgacagtttgttttatgACAGATGTACTTTGTTCATTTCCAACAGATGTTCAGTAACTGAAATGTTCTTCTATCCATCCTCTGATCTTCCCCTAACCATTCGTCTGGAGTTGTTTGAAGcgtttctttgtctttatgaTGTTTGTGTTGCCATAATACTAACTAACTGGCACCTCTTCACTAAACACAAGTGATCTCCATTTTACTAATTATGTGACTTCTAAAACCAGTTGGCTGTACCACTAATGATTCAGGGGGTGAATACTTGTGTATTGTTTCTAAAAAGCCACATTAAATCTACTTTGACTCTATatttgaaaacataaaaacctCAAATACTTCTGTAGGCACAGTAAATTACTGTGTACTTACATTACAGTCAATGACATTTAAACATAATTGCACATTATGTCCcaaacatgacaggaaatgtaTAGGCATCCTTTTATTTCCATGAAATGATTGAAGTACCACAGTCCTTTGTCTTAGACATTGGGGGTAGGGGGCGTCACCATCACTTTTCAAAATCCTTTTTCTGACCCCCTTACATTAATTAATTGAGACAGTTATTATTTtctttggattttctttttaaacatttccctctttctgttAAGCCATCATAGCTTGATAGATTCATAGCGTCATAGCTGCTGGAATAGATGGgaagataaaaatgttttcatcagagTCACCCTCAGTTATTATCATGTGCTCTAAGCAGAAGTTTTAACGAGCAGCAATGAGGGTTTTGCACACTTTCATTGGCCTGGGTCTTGCCTGTGAGGCTACATAACAACCTGACTTATTGGTGGAGGTTGTTTTGGCTGTCTGAGAGGAATACTCAGACACTAATCTATGgggtaaacagaaaaaaaaatgttctaaaaCTAAAACTCATATGTAACATGTGTCCATGAATTTTCTCCCCAAAAAAGGTCTTGACATGAGACATAAGACCTAATCCAAAAGGAGATGGACAGGCTTAATACTGGTAGCAGAGTTACACCTCACCAATTGATGAGCAGCAGTAGCTACATGTCCTAAGAATCAATGTAAAGTTATGCTGTagaaactaaatgaaaaaaatacttgtTTAAGGTTCAGAGACGTGTATTTGAATGTTGACGCATTCCCCAGCGAAACAAACTGGGCCAATTACTTTGAACATACGTTTGACTTGAGTAGGTTACTAGGAACTGAGAGGGCTGCAATCTAGATGATTTTCactttcaaatgtgttttatgttttaaaactaaacatttacttgtaaacagcagctcagattcAAATCTTACATTTTCGGTGGTGTTACGGTCGGAAAAGCCAGCATGTTGGTGTGGTATGTGTGGTTGAGAGTGGTATGGAACGTGTCAAGAGGATCTAACTGTCATCATGCTGAAGTCATATCATTTAAGCTCCATGAGACACACAGATAGTTTGTTCTGGCAACAGTGACAAAGGTGTGCAAATGAAAACTTTTGACGAAAGAGTCCCTGACTCGGTCTCTGGTTGGATAGTGAACTGCACCTGGTCAACATGACACAGAACCATtacatctgttttcattgtcagtCTACTCAAAGTAGGTATGTCTCAGAAACTGATATAaactttgttttacattttatctaCTGTGCTTTTTCATTACTGCTTAgtgcaatattttatttttctaatatgtcaaagaaaagaaatgaattgGAAAATAAAGGAGAATGTTTAACGCTGAAACTGCTTTACATGTTGTCTTTATATCCTAAAGGAATATTTGatgtcagaaagaaagaaatggagaggCTTaccaacaaaaaccaaaaaaatgaaaaactgttttgaaaagttttttttttttttttttaaagaaaacacgCCAAATTCCCACAAGGTCATTCTGTATCAGATcagataaagttttttttttttattttatttcaaattttatGTTCATGCTATTTGATACAAAAATAGATTCTGTAAAATATGTTTGctgaattttgttgttttgttttgtttgtttttttgccctAAATTACATGGGAAGCCATTTTTATATATACCTCCCAGAGCGATGGCATGTGATAGGGGCCCAGATAAAACTGTGTACAACAAATCCAAATGTTTGAAAGGCACAAGCCTATTTTTCATTACTGGCCATTGACAATAGTCAGTACATACATATTGATATTTCCATATTTCCCGCTAAGAATAGTGTGCAACACAGGATGAAGAATGTATAAGGATGAACACGGCCATGCCTTCAAATCTCTGATTTGAATTAGTCTAGTCTATAATAGCTCATTAGTCTATAATAGCTATGTTGGTACACAGTGCAAAAAGGTGTCAAGTCAAAGTTTATTATAGCCAGCTGTGGCGGCAGGGGTGGCTGTGGTTCTGGAGAGGCCAGTCCTCCACTTATCAAAGGGTTGGTGGTTCAGTACCTGgcccctgcagtctacatgtcgaagtatccttggcAAGATACCGAACCCCAGCTGGTTCCAGATGTTGTACCATCTg
Coding sequences:
- the dio2 gene encoding type II iodothyronine deiodinase; the protein is MGMASEDLLVTLQILPGFFSNCLFLALYDSVVLVKRAVSLLSCSGSAGSGEWRRMLTSAGLRSIWNSFLLDAYKQVKLGCEAPNSKLVKVPDGPRWSSNISNMTNVPPGARIRNGEECRLLDFESSDRPLVVNFGSATUPPFISHLPAFRQLVEEFSDVADFLLVYIDEAHPSDGWVAPPMGSCSFNVRKHQNLEERLGAARKLIEHFSLPPQCQLVADCMDNNANVAYGVSNERVFIVQQRKIAYLGGKGPFFYNLKDVRQWLEQSYGKR